One region of Rhodocaloribacter litoris genomic DNA includes:
- a CDS encoding metal ABC transporter permease, whose translation MTPEQVEIQLVAVVVAAACALPGAFLVLRRMAMMSDAISHAILPGIVVAFFLTEDLNSPLLILGAALTGVLTVALVELIHRTRLVKEDAAIGLVFPVLFSLGVILIARFAGDVHLDTDAVLLGELAFAPFDRLVLAGYDLGPKALYVMGAVGLLNALFLLLFYKELKLATFDAGLAAALGFAPGLLHYGLMTLVSMTAVGAFDAVGSILVVALMIGPPATAYLLTDRLDVMIGLGVGLGAASAVGGYWLAHLLDASIAGAMATVVGLLFAAVFFLAPERGLLALVRRRRRQRWIFAVKMLTIHLLHHEGGPHEARECRIDHLQEHLRWEAAFADRVVREALGRGLVRRSDGRLHLTDAGRTLAREAIVQA comes from the coding sequence ATGACGCCCGAACAGGTTGAGATACAACTGGTGGCCGTGGTGGTGGCGGCGGCGTGCGCGCTGCCGGGTGCCTTCCTCGTCCTGCGCCGGATGGCCATGATGAGCGACGCCATCAGCCACGCCATCCTGCCCGGCATCGTCGTCGCCTTCTTCCTCACGGAGGACCTGAACTCGCCCCTGCTCATCCTGGGTGCGGCGCTGACGGGGGTGCTCACGGTGGCGCTCGTCGAGCTGATCCACCGGACGCGGCTGGTGAAGGAAGATGCCGCCATCGGGCTCGTCTTTCCCGTGCTGTTCAGCCTCGGCGTCATCCTGATCGCCCGCTTCGCCGGGGACGTCCACCTGGACACCGACGCGGTGCTGCTCGGCGAGCTGGCCTTCGCCCCGTTCGACCGGCTCGTGCTGGCCGGGTATGACCTCGGCCCGAAGGCCCTCTACGTGATGGGCGCCGTCGGGCTGCTCAATGCGCTCTTCCTGCTGCTTTTCTACAAGGAACTGAAGCTGGCCACGTTCGACGCCGGGCTGGCGGCGGCGCTCGGGTTCGCCCCGGGCCTGCTGCACTACGGGCTGATGACGCTTGTCTCCATGACGGCCGTGGGCGCCTTCGACGCCGTGGGATCGATCCTGGTCGTGGCCCTGATGATCGGGCCGCCGGCAACGGCCTACCTGCTCACCGATCGCCTCGACGTCATGATCGGGCTCGGCGTGGGCCTCGGGGCGGCCTCGGCCGTCGGCGGGTACTGGCTGGCCCACCTGCTCGACGCCTCCATCGCCGGTGCCATGGCCACCGTCGTGGGCCTGCTCTTTGCCGCGGTCTTCTTCCTGGCACCCGAGCGCGGCCTCCTGGCCCTGGTGCGGCGGCGGCGACGCCAGCGATGGATCTTCGCCGTGAAGATGCTCACCATCCACCTGCTCCACCACGAGGGCGGCCCGCACGAAGCCCGTGAGTGCCGCATCGACCACCTCCAGGAGCACCTTCGCTGGGAAGCCGCCTTCGCCGACCGGGTCGTCCGCGAAGCCCTCGGCAGGGGCCTCGTGCGCCGCAGCGACGGGCGCCTCCACCTCACCGACGCCGGCCGCACCCTTGCCCGCGAGGCCATCGTCCAGGCCTGA
- a CDS encoding metal ABC transporter permease: MELLTDYTLRTVVLGAVTLGIVSGALGTFAVLRQQSLLGDAISHAALPGIALAFLLTGSKLPLVLMLGAAAAGWLATLLVMAVTRTTRVKYDSALGLMLSVFFGFGLVLLTFIQRRPDANQAGLDTFLFGQAAALVTRDVLTMGVLGTVALVLMLLFWKEFKLLAFDPAFGHTLGLRMGPLDVLLTSLLVVAIVIGLQAVGVVLMSAMLIAPAASARQWTDRLGLMVALSALFGALAGTGGALLSSTAANLPTGPMIVLCAGVLVVVSLLFAPNRGLLARQLRARRNSRRLRHEAVLLDLYALSSQHTDPGHPHHESVLDVMRDEPVHTRRSLEALAGQGYVRPTGDQHWALTPEGTEQARRLLAARGETTDRNAGNPPQDANA; encoded by the coding sequence ATGGAGCTGCTGACCGACTACACGTTGCGCACGGTGGTCCTGGGCGCGGTGACGCTCGGCATTGTGAGCGGGGCGCTGGGGACGTTCGCCGTGTTGCGGCAACAGAGCCTCCTCGGCGACGCCATCTCGCACGCCGCCCTGCCCGGCATCGCGCTGGCGTTTCTCCTGACCGGCAGCAAGCTGCCGCTGGTGCTCATGCTCGGTGCGGCCGCGGCCGGCTGGCTGGCCACCCTGCTCGTGATGGCCGTCACCCGGACGACCCGCGTCAAGTACGACAGCGCCCTCGGGCTCATGCTCTCGGTCTTCTTCGGCTTCGGGCTCGTGCTCCTGACCTTCATCCAGCGACGCCCGGACGCCAACCAGGCCGGCCTCGACACGTTCCTCTTCGGCCAGGCGGCGGCCCTGGTCACGCGCGACGTCCTCACGATGGGTGTCCTCGGCACGGTGGCCCTCGTGCTGATGCTGCTCTTCTGGAAAGAGTTCAAGCTGCTGGCCTTCGACCCGGCTTTCGGGCACACGCTGGGCCTGCGCATGGGCCCGCTCGACGTGCTCCTGACGTCGCTGCTCGTCGTGGCCATCGTCATCGGCCTGCAAGCCGTAGGCGTGGTGCTCATGAGCGCCATGCTCATTGCCCCGGCCGCCTCGGCCCGGCAATGGACCGACCGCCTCGGCCTGATGGTGGCCCTCTCGGCCCTCTTCGGCGCCCTGGCCGGCACCGGCGGCGCCCTCCTCAGCAGCACGGCGGCCAACCTGCCGACGGGACCGATGATCGTGCTCTGCGCCGGGGTGCTCGTCGTCGTCTCCCTGCTGTTTGCCCCGAACCGGGGCCTGCTGGCCCGCCAGCTACGGGCCCGGCGCAACAGCCGGCGCCTCCGCCACGAGGCCGTGCTGCTCGACCTCTATGCCCTCTCGAGCCAGCACACCGACCCCGGTCATCCCCATCACGAATCGGTCCTCGACGTGATGCGCGACGAGCCGGTGCACACGCGCCGCAGCCTGGAAGCCCTCGCCGGGCAGGGCTACGTCCGCCCCACCGGAGACCAGCACTGGGCCCTCACCCCCGAAGGCACCGAACAGGCCCGCCGCCTCCTGGCTGCACGGGGCGAAACAACGGACCGGAACGCCGGGAACCCTCCGCAGGACGCGAACGCATAG
- a CDS encoding metal ABC transporter ATP-binding protein: protein MKPETIPAIEVRDLTVAYRDRPVLWDIDLDVPPGVLMAIVGPNGAGKTTLLKAILGLVKPAAGEILVYGQPYEKQRDRVAYVPQRGSVDWDFPTSVLDVVMMGLYGRLGWFRRPGRRERALALEALEKVDMAAFAKRQISQLSGGQQQRVFLARALVQDAQLYLMDEPFQGVDATTERAIIALLRELRARGKTVVAVHHDLQTVPEYFDAVMLLNVRCIASGPVDEVFTEENLRLTYGGRIAFLKTASVT from the coding sequence TTGAAACCGGAAACCATTCCTGCCATCGAGGTGCGCGACCTGACGGTGGCGTACCGGGACCGGCCGGTGCTCTGGGACATCGACCTGGACGTACCGCCGGGGGTGCTCATGGCCATCGTCGGGCCGAACGGAGCCGGCAAGACGACCCTCCTGAAAGCCATCCTCGGGCTCGTGAAGCCGGCGGCGGGCGAGATCCTCGTCTACGGGCAGCCGTACGAAAAACAGCGGGACCGCGTGGCCTATGTCCCCCAGCGGGGCAGCGTCGACTGGGATTTTCCCACTTCGGTCCTCGACGTGGTGATGATGGGACTCTATGGCCGTCTCGGGTGGTTTCGCCGTCCGGGACGGCGCGAGCGGGCCCTGGCCCTGGAAGCCCTCGAAAAGGTGGACATGGCCGCCTTCGCGAAGCGGCAGATCAGCCAGCTCTCGGGCGGGCAGCAGCAGCGCGTCTTCCTGGCCCGTGCCCTCGTGCAGGACGCCCAGCTCTACCTCATGGACGAGCCGTTCCAGGGGGTCGATGCCACCACCGAACGCGCCATCATCGCCCTGCTGCGCGAACTGCGGGCCCGCGGCAAAACGGTCGTCGCCGTCCACCACGACCTGCAGACGGTGCCCGAATACTTCGACGCCGTGATGCTGCTCAACGTCCGATGCATCGCCAGCGGACCGGTCGACGAGGTCTTCACGGAGGAGAACCTGCGCCTGACCTACGGCGGGCGGATCGCCTTCCTCAAAACCGCCTCGGTAACGTGA
- a CDS encoding metal ABC transporter solute-binding protein, Zn/Mn family yields the protein MPGPLRSSFVVLLVSALLGTGCGRQAARTDAADLSGRPIRVVATTSLVADLVRHIGGERVDVTGLMGPGVDPHLYKASEGDVTRMASADVIFYNGLHLEGKMTEVFEQMKQRGIPTYAVTDGIDTTRYRSSAYFTGNYDPHIWFDVSLWMEAARYVAKVLATLDPAHAATYEANARRYVAELETLEAYVRARVAEIPAAQRVLITSHDAFGYFGRAYGFEVRGLQGISTATEAGAADVQALADFVATRRIPAMFVESSVSPRGIEAVRAAVRARGFDVRIGGTLYGDALGAPDTPAGTYTGMVRHNVDTIVDALLGRQTLQST from the coding sequence ATGCCAGGACCTCTACGTTCTTCCTTCGTCGTTCTTCTCGTCTCGGCCCTGCTGGGCACCGGTTGCGGCCGGCAGGCCGCCCGGACGGACGCGGCCGACCTGTCCGGGCGCCCCATCCGCGTCGTGGCCACCACCAGCCTCGTGGCCGACCTGGTCCGCCACATCGGCGGGGAGCGCGTGGACGTGACGGGGCTGATGGGACCGGGCGTCGACCCGCACCTCTACAAAGCCAGCGAGGGAGACGTGACGCGCATGGCCTCGGCCGACGTCATCTTCTACAACGGCCTCCACCTCGAGGGCAAGATGACGGAGGTCTTCGAGCAGATGAAGCAGCGGGGCATTCCGACCTATGCCGTCACCGACGGGATCGACACCACCCGGTACCGGAGTTCCGCCTACTTCACGGGCAATTACGACCCGCACATCTGGTTCGATGTCTCGCTCTGGATGGAGGCGGCCCGGTACGTGGCGAAGGTGCTGGCGACGCTCGACCCGGCCCACGCGGCCACCTATGAGGCCAATGCCCGCCGGTACGTCGCCGAGCTGGAGACGCTGGAGGCCTATGTGCGGGCGCGGGTGGCCGAGATCCCGGCGGCGCAGCGCGTGCTCATCACGTCGCACGATGCCTTCGGCTATTTCGGCCGCGCCTACGGCTTCGAGGTGCGCGGCCTGCAGGGCATCAGCACGGCCACCGAAGCCGGTGCCGCCGACGTGCAGGCGCTGGCCGACTTCGTGGCGACGCGGCGCATCCCCGCGATGTTCGTCGAGTCGTCCGTCTCGCCGCGCGGCATCGAGGCGGTGCGGGCGGCGGTGCGGGCCCGCGGTTTCGACGTCCGGATCGGCGGTACCCTCTATGGCGATGCCCTGGGTGCCCCGGACACCCCCGCCGGCACCTACACCGGCATGGTCCGCCACAACGTCGACACCATCGTCGACGCCCTGCTCGGCCGGCAAACGCTACAGTCGACATGA
- a CDS encoding TolB family protein gives MHTRCSRAGFGFIAFLLALATAGCDASSRSTSGPAAYDPATDSLRFAGEVHLRNIRQLTFGGNNAEAYWSFDNEQLVFQSDWDAINDQGCDQIYVMNADGRPFDDGQPYRLVSTGRGRTTCGYFLPDGRVIYASTHAADPACPPTVMFEQGRYVWPIYETYDIYVANADGSGTERLIGGPGYDAEATVSPDGRYVVFTSTRSGDLELWRYEIATGELLQLTHDLGYDGGAFFSPDSKRIVWRASRPTGKDADVYRDLLARGLVEPKALNLFVADLDGSNARQITDLPGANWAPFFHPSGEKILFTSNHHTLAEDGRLFDLFMINLDGTGLEQITHSGTFDAFPMFSFDGKKLAFASNRNVSRTPSRETNIFVADWIENPEPVDINFQPPHTTP, from the coding sequence ATGCATACCCGATGCTCCCGTGCCGGATTCGGCTTCATCGCATTTTTGCTTGCCCTGGCTACGGCCGGCTGCGACGCCTCCTCCCGGAGCACCTCCGGCCCGGCCGCCTACGACCCGGCGACCGACTCGCTGCGCTTCGCCGGGGAAGTGCACCTGCGCAACATCCGCCAGCTCACCTTCGGCGGCAACAACGCCGAAGCGTACTGGAGCTTCGACAACGAACAACTGGTCTTCCAGAGCGACTGGGACGCGATCAACGACCAGGGCTGCGACCAGATCTACGTCATGAACGCCGACGGCCGCCCGTTCGACGACGGCCAGCCCTATCGCCTCGTCTCCACCGGCCGGGGCCGCACCACCTGCGGCTACTTCCTCCCCGACGGACGGGTGATCTACGCCTCCACCCATGCCGCCGACCCGGCCTGCCCCCCCACCGTGATGTTCGAGCAGGGACGTTACGTGTGGCCCATCTACGAAACCTACGACATCTACGTCGCCAACGCGGACGGCTCCGGCACCGAACGCCTCATCGGCGGGCCGGGCTACGATGCCGAGGCCACCGTCTCCCCCGACGGCCGCTACGTCGTCTTCACCTCCACCCGCTCCGGCGACCTGGAGCTGTGGCGCTATGAGATCGCCACCGGCGAGCTGCTCCAGCTCACGCACGACCTCGGCTACGATGGCGGCGCCTTCTTCTCCCCCGACTCGAAGCGGATCGTCTGGCGGGCCAGCCGCCCCACCGGCAAGGACGCCGACGTCTACCGGGACCTGCTCGCCAGGGGGCTCGTCGAACCCAAAGCCCTGAACCTCTTCGTGGCCGACCTCGACGGCTCGAACGCGCGCCAGATCACCGACCTTCCCGGGGCCAACTGGGCCCCCTTCTTCCACCCCTCGGGCGAAAAAATCCTCTTCACCTCGAACCACCACACCCTCGCAGAGGACGGCCGCCTGTTCGACCTTTTCATGATCAACCTCGACGGCACCGGCCTCGAACAGATCACCCATTCCGGCACGTTCGACGCCTTCCCCATGTTCTCCTTCGACGGGAAAAAGCTCGCCTTCGCCTCCAACCGGAACGTCAGCCGCACCCCCTCGCGCGAAACCAACATCTTCGTGGCCGACTGGATCGAAAACCCCGAGCCGGTCGACATCAACTTTCAGCCTCCCCATACGACGCCCTGA
- the trxA gene encoding thioredoxin, which yields MAVAVQNFEEDVLQASHEKPVLVDFWAPWCGPCRVLGPVLERLATEQPDRFTLVKVNTDEHPELSMQYGIRGIPAVKLFVDGQVVDEFVGALPEYAVRQWLEKALPSEHRKRLAEAEEALEAGDAAQAEALVRRVLAEEPANPQARALLARLLVFDDPEEAARLAEGASTAEPRYVHLAEAVKTIAGLLRRREQVENLPESPAREAYRAALEALARRDFDTALAHFIEVIRTDRYYDDDASRKACIALFHLLGEEHEVTRRHRRTFDMALY from the coding sequence ATGGCGGTAGCGGTTCAAAACTTTGAAGAAGACGTCTTACAGGCCAGCCATGAGAAGCCCGTGCTGGTCGATTTCTGGGCACCGTGGTGCGGGCCGTGCCGGGTGCTTGGGCCGGTACTCGAACGGCTGGCGACCGAGCAGCCCGATCGCTTTACGCTGGTCAAGGTGAACACGGACGAACATCCGGAGCTGTCGATGCAGTACGGCATCCGGGGCATTCCGGCGGTGAAGCTGTTCGTCGACGGGCAGGTGGTCGATGAGTTCGTGGGGGCGTTGCCCGAGTATGCCGTCCGGCAATGGCTGGAGAAGGCGCTGCCGAGTGAGCACAGGAAGCGGCTTGCCGAAGCCGAGGAAGCGCTGGAGGCCGGCGATGCGGCGCAGGCCGAGGCCCTGGTGCGCCGGGTGCTGGCCGAGGAGCCGGCGAACCCGCAGGCCCGGGCACTGCTGGCCCGTCTGCTCGTCTTCGACGATCCGGAGGAGGCCGCCCGCCTGGCCGAAGGCGCCTCGACGGCCGAGCCGCGCTACGTCCACCTGGCCGAAGCCGTCAAGACCATCGCCGGGCTGCTGCGGCGGCGGGAACAGGTCGAAAACCTGCCGGAGAGCCCGGCGCGGGAAGCCTACCGGGCCGCCCTCGAAGCCCTCGCCCGCAGGGACTTCGACACCGCCCTGGCGCATTTCATCGAGGTCATCCGCACCGACCGGTACTACGACGACGATGCTTCGCGCAAGGCGTGTATCGCCCTGTTCCATCTCCTGGGTGAGGAGCACGAGGTAACCCGCCGTCATCGCCGGACGTTCGACATGGCCCTGTACTGA
- a CDS encoding secondary thiamine-phosphate synthase enzyme YjbQ — protein sequence MLWFQREITLAPRPRGFHLITDEVTRQVPELRQIETGLAHVFILHTSASLALNENADPDVRHDLEAFFNRLVPENAPYFRHTVEGPDDMPAHIKAVLIGSALTLPIAGGRLRLGTWQGLYLCEHRDRGGPRRLVVTLTGEPAQ from the coding sequence ATGCTCTGGTTTCAACGCGAGATCACGCTGGCGCCGCGCCCGCGCGGCTTTCACCTGATCACCGACGAAGTCACCCGTCAGGTGCCGGAGCTCCGGCAGATCGAAACCGGCCTCGCCCACGTGTTCATCCTCCACACCTCGGCCTCGCTGGCCCTCAACGAAAATGCTGACCCCGACGTGCGGCACGACCTGGAGGCGTTCTTCAACCGGCTCGTGCCTGAAAACGCCCCGTACTTCCGTCACACCGTCGAGGGACCGGACGACATGCCGGCCCACATCAAGGCCGTGCTCATCGGCTCCGCCCTGACGCTCCCCATCGCCGGGGGGCGGCTCCGGCTCGGGACCTGGCAGGGGCTCTACCTGTGCGAGCACCGGGATCGGGGCGGCCCGCGCCGCCTGGTCGTCACCCTCACGGGCGAACCGGCGCAGTAG
- a CDS encoding endonuclease/exonuclease/phosphatase family protein, which translates to MTPPACLPVLCLFPAALLLALSLSGCSSSPEVPGRVTVRVATFNLEDVRTEDLRRPDHPRLKRLAAQIQRRRPDILLLNEIAYDMPGAPGYREGDPAGRNGQRFADTFLAVSQAEGLEPIRYRAFMAPTNTGRPSGFDLDHDGRAVTAFPEPPPSGPDGRPAPQTPEGRAYGNDCWGFGTFPGQYAMALLVREDFEILTDSVRTFRDFPWHRLPDALRPIDPATGEPWYDDAVWQAFPLSSKSHWDVPVRLPGGHVLHLLASHPTPPAFDGPEGRNKRRNHDEIRFWAEYLTAPPRGRDTTFLIDDQGRRGGLAPDAPFVLLGDLNADPDEGSSLNDPVGTFLLRHPRIQGDFVPQAAGQSPFPDLDPDDTARWGLRVDYVLPSTGLTILDGGIDRPDDPNAPLSDHFLVWLDLALPGTGGG; encoded by the coding sequence ATGACCCCCCCGGCCTGTCTCCCCGTGCTGTGCCTGTTCCCCGCCGCCCTGCTGCTGGCCCTTTCCCTGTCCGGCTGTTCCTCCTCTCCGGAGGTGCCCGGTCGCGTCACCGTGCGTGTGGCCACGTTCAACCTGGAAGACGTGCGAACGGAGGACCTTCGCCGCCCGGACCACCCGCGCCTGAAACGCCTGGCCGCACAGATCCAGCGACGCCGGCCGGATATCCTGTTGCTCAACGAAATCGCCTACGACATGCCCGGTGCCCCCGGCTACCGGGAAGGCGATCCGGCAGGCCGGAACGGCCAGCGCTTTGCCGACACTTTCCTCGCCGTCTCCCAGGCCGAAGGGCTCGAACCGATCCGCTACCGGGCCTTCATGGCCCCGACCAACACGGGCCGGCCCAGCGGCTTCGACCTCGACCACGACGGCCGTGCCGTGACGGCCTTTCCCGAACCGCCCCCCTCCGGGCCCGATGGCCGGCCCGCCCCCCAGACCCCCGAAGGCCGCGCCTACGGCAATGACTGCTGGGGCTTCGGCACGTTTCCCGGCCAGTATGCCATGGCCCTGCTCGTGCGAGAAGATTTCGAGATCCTCACCGACAGCGTGCGCACCTTCCGCGACTTCCCCTGGCACCGCCTGCCGGACGCCCTCCGCCCCATCGATCCCGCCACCGGTGAACCCTGGTACGACGACGCGGTCTGGCAGGCCTTTCCCCTCAGCTCGAAAAGCCACTGGGACGTGCCGGTGCGCCTGCCCGGAGGGCATGTCCTCCACCTCCTCGCCAGCCACCCCACGCCGCCCGCCTTCGACGGCCCCGAGGGCCGCAACAAGCGCCGAAACCACGATGAGATCCGCTTCTGGGCCGAATACCTTACCGCACCCCCCCGCGGCCGGGACACGACGTTCCTGATCGACGACCAGGGCCGCCGCGGGGGGCTTGCCCCGGATGCCCCCTTCGTCCTCCTCGGCGACCTCAATGCCGACCCGGACGAAGGCTCCTCCCTCAACGACCCCGTCGGCACCTTCCTCCTCCGGCACCCGCGTATCCAGGGCGACTTCGTGCCGCAGGCCGCGGGCCAGTCCCCCTTTCCCGACCTCGACCCCGACGACACCGCCCGCTGGGGCCTCCGCGTCGACTATGTGCTCCCTTCGACCGGCCTCACCATTCTCGACGGCGGCATCGACCGCCCCGACGACCCGAACGCCCCGCTCAGCGACCACTTCCTAGTCTGGCTGGACCTCGCCCTCCCCGGCACCGGCGGCGGGTGA
- the glgX gene encoding glycogen debranching protein GlgX produces MHPGRPFPLGATFDGLGVNFALYSVHAERVELVLFDHPDDATPAYTCALPERTGPIWHGYVPGLRPGQLYGYRVYGPYRPEEGHRFNPNKVLLDPYARAIGRPLRWHDSLFGFKPGDPQQDLSFNPQDSAPYAPLGAVVGEGFAWGDDHPPRIPWSDTIIYETHVKGISIRHPEVPEELRGTYLGLASEPILEHLKRLGVTTIQLLPVHAKVNDRHLVEAGLANYWGYNTLAYFAPEPTYSTNGPITAVDDFRMMVRALHAAGFEVIIDVVYNHTGEGNHLGPTLSFRGIDNRAYYKEHPDNPRFLMDFTGTGNTLDAGNPHVLQLIMDSLRYWVEAMHVDGFRFDLAAALARDLYEINMLSAFFKVIQQDPVLSQVKLIAEPWDVGPGGYQVGEFPWLWTEWNGKYRDAVRRFWRGDRGVAGDFATRIAGSSDLYELSGRRPFASINFVTAHDGFTLEDLVSYEKKHNEANLEDNRDGTNANYSTNCGVEGPTDDERILARRDALKQSLLGTLLLSQGVPMLLGGDELSRTQHGNNNAYCQDNEISWYDWDLDERKKAFLEFTRRLIAFRKAHPNFRRHRFLTGQVDEFGIKDVTWWHPGGREMTVKDWQAPELHAFGMLLRGDRIADVNAQGRPIFDDTFLVLFNAGDRSVAFTLPEAPAGAPRLWERMPEFPRSVPLLTYRPGDTARLRPHHLAVLRAR; encoded by the coding sequence ATGCATCCCGGCAGGCCCTTTCCGCTGGGCGCCACCTTCGACGGCCTCGGGGTGAACTTTGCCCTCTACAGCGTGCATGCCGAACGGGTGGAGCTGGTGCTTTTCGATCACCCGGACGATGCGACGCCGGCTTACACGTGTGCCCTTCCGGAGCGCACGGGGCCGATCTGGCACGGCTACGTGCCCGGCCTGCGGCCCGGCCAGCTCTACGGCTATCGCGTCTACGGGCCTTACCGCCCGGAGGAGGGGCATCGCTTCAACCCGAACAAGGTGCTGCTGGACCCGTATGCCCGGGCCATCGGCCGGCCGCTTCGCTGGCACGACAGCCTCTTCGGTTTCAAGCCCGGTGATCCCCAGCAGGACCTGTCCTTCAACCCGCAGGACAGCGCGCCGTACGCCCCCCTCGGCGCGGTCGTAGGCGAAGGGTTTGCCTGGGGCGACGACCACCCGCCGCGCATCCCGTGGTCGGACACGATCATCTACGAGACGCACGTCAAGGGCATCAGCATACGCCACCCGGAGGTGCCCGAAGAACTGCGCGGGACGTACCTCGGCCTGGCCTCCGAACCCATCCTGGAACACCTCAAACGCCTGGGTGTGACGACGATCCAGCTCCTGCCCGTCCATGCCAAGGTGAACGACCGGCACCTGGTCGAGGCCGGCCTCGCCAACTACTGGGGGTATAACACCCTGGCCTATTTCGCGCCGGAGCCGACCTATTCGACGAACGGACCCATCACAGCCGTGGACGACTTTCGGATGATGGTCCGCGCCCTGCACGCCGCCGGCTTCGAGGTCATCATCGACGTCGTCTACAACCACACCGGCGAAGGCAACCACCTCGGCCCCACCCTTTCCTTCCGGGGCATCGACAACCGGGCCTATTACAAGGAGCACCCGGACAACCCCCGTTTCCTGATGGACTTTACCGGAACGGGCAATACGCTCGACGCCGGCAACCCGCACGTGCTCCAGCTCATCATGGACAGCCTGCGGTACTGGGTCGAGGCGATGCACGTCGACGGCTTCCGCTTCGACCTGGCCGCCGCCCTGGCCCGCGACCTCTACGAGATCAACATGCTCTCGGCCTTCTTCAAGGTCATCCAGCAGGACCCCGTGCTCAGCCAGGTCAAGCTCATCGCCGAGCCGTGGGACGTGGGACCCGGCGGGTATCAGGTGGGGGAGTTTCCCTGGCTCTGGACCGAGTGGAACGGCAAGTACCGCGATGCCGTCCGCCGCTTCTGGCGCGGCGACCGCGGCGTCGCCGGCGACTTCGCCACGCGCATCGCCGGCTCCAGCGATCTCTACGAGCTTTCGGGCCGCCGTCCCTTCGCCTCGATCAACTTCGTCACCGCCCACGACGGCTTCACGCTCGAGGATCTGGTCAGCTACGAAAAGAAACACAACGAGGCCAACCTCGAAGACAACCGCGATGGCACCAACGCCAACTACAGCACCAATTGCGGCGTGGAGGGACCCACGGACGACGAGCGGATCCTGGCCCGGCGCGATGCCCTCAAGCAGAGCCTGCTCGGCACGCTGCTGCTCTCACAGGGTGTGCCCATGCTCCTCGGCGGCGACGAGCTCTCGCGCACCCAGCACGGCAACAACAACGCGTACTGCCAGGACAACGAGATCAGCTGGTACGACTGGGATCTCGACGAGCGCAAGAAAGCCTTCCTCGAATTCACACGCCGGCTCATCGCCTTTCGAAAGGCCCATCCCAATTTTCGTCGTCACCGCTTTCTGACCGGTCAGGTGGATGAGTTCGGGATCAAGGATGTGACGTGGTGGCATCCCGGCGGGCGGGAGATGACCGTGAAGGACTGGCAGGCACCGGAGCTGCATGCTTTCGGTATGCTCCTGCGGGGCGATCGCATCGCCGATGTGAATGCCCAGGGAAGACCCATCTTCGACGATACGTTTCTGGTGCTGTTCAACGCCGGGGATCGGAGTGTCGCCTTCACCCTGCCGGAGGCGCCGGCGGGGGCCCCGCGGCTGTGGGAACGCATGCCCGAGTTCCCGCGCAGCGTGCCGTTGCTGACCTACCGGCCGGGAGATACGGCCCGGCTCCGGCCCCATCATCTGGCCGTGCTCCGGGCGCGGTAG